Proteins from a genomic interval of Kitasatospora herbaricolor:
- a CDS encoding exodeoxyribonuclease VII small subunit gives MADQENQQESGQPRTADDALGYEHARDALLEVVRQLETGGTSLEESLALWERGEQLAKVCQRWLDGARARLDAALAAEEAADQG, from the coding sequence ATGGCAGACCAGGAGAACCAGCAGGAGAGCGGGCAGCCGCGGACGGCCGACGACGCTCTCGGGTACGAGCACGCCCGGGACGCGCTGCTGGAGGTCGTCCGGCAGCTGGAGACCGGCGGGACGTCGCTGGAGGAGTCGCTGGCCCTCTGGGAGCGCGGGGAGCAGCTGGCGAAGGTCTGCCAGCGCTGGCTGGACGGCGCCCGGGCCAGGCTCGACGCGGCGCTGGCCGCCGAGGAGGCCGCCGACCAGGGGTGA
- the xseA gene encoding exodeoxyribonuclease VII large subunit has protein sequence MANTSSPEAPIPVGKVSALIGSWIERLGAVWVEGQITQLSRRPGAGVVFLTLRDPERDVSLTVTCFRAVFEQVADVVQEGSRVLVHAKPEWYGARGTLSLRAGEIRLVGLGELLARLEQLKRRLAAEGLFAADRKRPLPFLPQCVGLVTGRGSAAERDVLENARRRWPAVRFEVRNVPVQGAAAVAQVSAAVRQLDEHPEVDVIIVARGGGSVEDLLPFSDEQLVRLVAAARTPVVSAIGHEPDQPLLDFVADLRASTPTDAAKRVVPDVGEELAKVRQLRDRARRQVTGRVEREQHGLDGVRSRPVLAAPQRMLDGRTHEVTAMLERARRTLGHRLDAAESDLGHTLARVVALSPAATLERGYAVLQRADGTVVTDPAQVAAGDALHARVAAGGFGVTVDPEG, from the coding sequence ATGGCCAACACCAGCTCACCCGAAGCCCCGATCCCGGTCGGCAAGGTATCCGCGCTGATCGGCAGCTGGATCGAGCGCCTCGGCGCGGTCTGGGTCGAGGGCCAGATCACCCAGCTGAGCCGCCGCCCGGGCGCGGGTGTGGTGTTCCTGACCCTGCGCGACCCGGAGCGGGACGTCTCGCTGACCGTCACCTGCTTCCGGGCCGTCTTCGAGCAGGTCGCGGACGTGGTGCAGGAGGGCTCCCGGGTCCTCGTGCACGCCAAGCCCGAGTGGTACGGCGCGCGCGGGACGCTGTCGCTGCGGGCGGGCGAGATCCGGCTGGTCGGGCTGGGCGAGCTGCTCGCCCGGCTGGAGCAGCTCAAGCGCAGGCTCGCCGCCGAGGGCCTGTTCGCGGCCGACCGCAAGCGCCCGCTGCCGTTCCTGCCGCAGTGCGTCGGCCTGGTCACCGGGCGGGGCTCGGCGGCCGAGCGGGACGTCCTGGAGAACGCCCGGCGGCGCTGGCCGGCCGTCCGGTTCGAGGTCCGCAACGTCCCGGTGCAGGGCGCCGCCGCGGTGGCGCAGGTGTCGGCGGCGGTCCGGCAGCTGGACGAGCACCCCGAGGTGGACGTGATCATCGTGGCCCGCGGCGGCGGCAGCGTGGAGGACCTGCTGCCGTTCTCGGACGAGCAGCTGGTGCGGCTGGTCGCGGCCGCCCGGACGCCGGTGGTGAGCGCGATCGGCCACGAGCCGGACCAGCCGCTGCTGGACTTCGTCGCCGACCTGCGGGCCTCGACCCCCACCGACGCCGCCAAGCGGGTGGTGCCGGACGTCGGCGAGGAGCTGGCCAAGGTCCGCCAGCTGCGCGACCGGGCCCGGCGCCAGGTCACCGGCCGGGTCGAGCGCGAGCAGCACGGCCTGGACGGCGTGCGCAGCCGCCCGGTGCTGGCCGCGCCGCAGCGGATGCTGGACGGGCGTACGCACGAGGTGACGGCCATGCTGGAGCGCGCCCGGCGCACCCTCGGCCACCGGCTGGACGCCGCCGAGTCGGACCTCGGGCACACCCTGGCCCGGGTGGTGGCGCTCTCGCCGGCCGCCACGCTGGAGCGCGGGTACGCCGTGCTGCAGCGGGCGGACGGCACGGTGGTGACCGATCCGGCCCAGGTCGCGGCGGGCGACGCGCTGCACGCCCGGGTGGCGGCCGGCGGCTTCGGGGTGACGGTCGACCCGGAGGGCTGA
- a CDS encoding 4-hydroxy-3-methylbut-2-enyl diphosphate reductase translates to MGAMSTTAQRRVLLAAPRGYCAGVDRAVIAVEKALEQYGAPIYVRKQIVHNKYVVQTLEKQGAIFVDETEEVPEGSIVVFSAHGVAPSVHDEAKAGRLATVDATCPLVTKVHKEAVRFAEEDYDILLVGHEGHEEVVGTMGEAPDRIHLVDGAEDVANVTVRDESKVVWLSQTTLSVDETMATVGELKKRFPLLVSPPSDDICYATQNRQVAVKQMAPDVDLLIVVGSKNSSNSVRLVEVGLEYGARAAHLVDFADEIEESWLEGVTTVGLTSGASVPEILVDGVLAFLAERGYADVSIVKTAEEHLIFSLPKELRRDLRAEAAGKL, encoded by the coding sequence ATGGGAGCCATGTCCACCACTGCTCAGCGCCGCGTCCTGCTCGCCGCCCCCCGGGGCTACTGCGCGGGTGTCGACCGCGCCGTCATCGCCGTGGAGAAGGCCCTTGAGCAGTACGGGGCGCCGATCTACGTCCGCAAGCAGATCGTCCACAACAAGTACGTCGTGCAGACCCTGGAGAAGCAGGGCGCGATCTTCGTCGACGAGACGGAGGAGGTGCCCGAGGGCTCCATCGTGGTCTTCTCCGCGCACGGCGTCGCGCCGTCCGTCCACGACGAGGCGAAGGCCGGCAGGCTCGCCACCGTCGACGCGACCTGCCCGCTGGTGACCAAGGTCCACAAGGAGGCCGTCCGGTTCGCCGAGGAGGACTACGACATCCTGCTGGTGGGCCACGAGGGCCACGAGGAGGTCGTCGGCACGATGGGGGAGGCCCCGGACCGGATCCACCTGGTGGACGGTGCCGAGGATGTCGCCAATGTCACCGTGCGTGACGAGAGCAAGGTCGTCTGGCTCTCCCAGACCACGCTCTCGGTCGACGAGACGATGGCCACCGTCGGCGAGCTCAAGAAGCGCTTCCCGCTGCTGGTCAGCCCGCCCAGCGACGACATCTGCTACGCCACCCAGAACCGCCAGGTCGCGGTCAAGCAGATGGCGCCCGACGTCGACCTGCTGATCGTGGTCGGCTCCAAGAACTCCTCCAACTCGGTGCGCCTGGTCGAGGTCGGCCTGGAGTACGGCGCCAGGGCCGCCCACCTGGTGGACTTCGCCGACGAGATCGAGGAGTCCTGGCTGGAGGGCGTCACCACGGTGGGCCTCACCAGCGGCGCCTCGGTGCCCGAGATCCTGGTCGACGGAGTGCTGGCCTTCCTCGCCGAGCGCGGCTACGCCGACGTCTCGATCGTGAAGACCGCCGAGGAGCACCTGATCTTCTCGCTGCCCAAGGAGCTCCGCCGCGACCTGCGCGCCGAGGCCGCCGGCAAGCTCTGA
- the ppgK gene encoding polyphosphate--glucose phosphotransferase codes for MTANVFGVDIGGSGIKGAPVDLRRGVLAEERHKVLTPRPASPEAVVAAVCEVVRHFGHQGPVGLTFPGVVVGGHTRTAANVDKGWIGLDAEGLFREALDLPATLLNDADAAGLAETAHGAGKDRDGVVLVLTFGTGIGSALFADGVLVPNTELGHLELRGKDAERRASSAAKERHELTWEQWSVRVDEYLDLVEGLFSPQLIIIGGGVSRKHEKFLPLLKKREAEVVPAELRNDAGIVGAAMAAAKAG; via the coding sequence ATGACGGCGAACGTATTCGGCGTGGACATCGGCGGCTCCGGCATCAAGGGTGCCCCGGTGGACCTACGGCGCGGAGTGCTGGCCGAGGAGCGCCACAAGGTGCTGACCCCGCGCCCGGCCTCGCCCGAGGCCGTCGTCGCCGCGGTCTGCGAGGTCGTCCGGCACTTCGGCCACCAGGGCCCGGTCGGGCTGACCTTCCCCGGGGTGGTGGTCGGCGGCCACACCCGGACGGCCGCCAACGTGGACAAGGGCTGGATCGGCCTGGACGCGGAGGGTCTCTTCCGGGAGGCCCTCGACCTGCCCGCCACGCTGCTGAACGACGCGGACGCGGCCGGCCTGGCCGAGACCGCCCACGGCGCGGGCAAGGACCGGGACGGCGTGGTGCTGGTGCTCACCTTCGGCACCGGCATCGGCAGCGCGCTCTTCGCGGACGGCGTCCTGGTGCCCAACACCGAGCTGGGCCACCTGGAGCTGCGCGGCAAGGACGCCGAGCGCCGGGCCTCCTCGGCCGCCAAGGAGCGGCACGAGCTGACCTGGGAGCAGTGGTCCGTGCGGGTCGACGAGTACCTGGACCTGGTGGAGGGCCTGTTCTCGCCGCAGCTGATCATCATCGGCGGCGGGGTCAGCCGCAAGCACGAGAAGTTCCTGCCGCTGCTCAAGAAGCGCGAGGCCGAGGTCGTCCCGGCGGAGCTGCGCAACGACGCGGGCATCGTGGGCGCGGCGATGGCGGCGGCCAAGGCCGGCTGA
- a CDS encoding DUF6542 domain-containing protein — translation MEQSIRTQPPGPRRRPPNGGAGAAVPGPGRAPERAAAEGPDRPRLRAASGVRDGARPATGPRLRLRLPLGGRSRGERPRGGRPARLTAVGTGVLAVAGTVLGAGVDRLVFGGLGVLFGVGYLVVCFQLAVRVRPADLLAAPISGPIAFAAALLLLGPVSSSGVTAQVVALATGLALRAGWLFGGTGLAAAIVLARFVAQRRIQRNR, via the coding sequence GTGGAGCAGAGCATCCGTACCCAGCCGCCAGGGCCCCGACGCCGACCGCCGAACGGCGGAGCCGGGGCCGCCGTACCGGGCCCCGGCCGGGCCCCCGAGCGGGCCGCCGCCGAAGGGCCGGACCGGCCCAGGCTGCGGGCGGCCTCCGGGGTCCGGGACGGCGCCCGCCCGGCGACCGGCCCCCGGCTGAGACTCCGGCTGCCCCTGGGCGGCAGGTCCCGGGGGGAGCGGCCGCGCGGCGGCCGGCCGGCCCGGCTGACGGCGGTGGGCACCGGGGTGCTGGCGGTGGCCGGCACCGTACTGGGGGCCGGCGTCGACCGGCTGGTCTTCGGCGGCCTCGGCGTGCTGTTCGGGGTCGGCTACCTGGTGGTCTGCTTCCAGCTGGCGGTACGGGTGCGCCCGGCCGATCTGCTGGCCGCGCCGATCAGCGGGCCGATCGCCTTCGCGGCGGCGCTGCTGCTGCTCGGGCCGGTGTCCAGCTCCGGGGTGACCGCGCAGGTGGTGGCGCTGGCGACCGGGCTGGCGCTGCGGGCCGGCTGGCTGTTCGGCGGCACGGGGCTGGCCGCGGCGATCGTACTGGCGCGCTTCGTGGCGCAGCGCCGCATCCAGCGCAACCGCTGA
- a CDS encoding glyoxalase, protein MTADFGFERLHHVQLDMPAGAEELCREFWVGVLGMTEIDKPPVLAARGGCWFRGGGVEVHLGVVAHFTPSAKAHPGILVNGLDGLAARLVAHGHHVVRDGNFPGYRRFHAADGLGNRLEFLEPEPVG, encoded by the coding sequence ATGACGGCGGACTTCGGCTTCGAGCGGTTGCACCACGTGCAGCTCGACATGCCGGCCGGGGCCGAGGAGCTGTGCCGGGAGTTCTGGGTGGGCGTGCTCGGCATGACCGAGATCGATAAGCCGCCGGTGCTGGCGGCCCGCGGCGGCTGCTGGTTCCGGGGCGGCGGCGTCGAGGTGCACCTCGGGGTGGTGGCCCACTTCACCCCGTCCGCCAAGGCGCACCCCGGCATCCTGGTGAACGGCCTGGACGGCCTGGCCGCCCGGCTCGTCGCCCACGGCCATCACGTGGTCCGGGACGGGAACTTCCCCGGGTACCGCCGCTTCCACGCCGCCGACGGGCTCGGCAACCGCCTGGAGTTCCTGGAGCCTGAGCCGGTCGGCTGA
- the ychF gene encoding redox-regulated ATPase YchF: MSLTIGIVGLPNVGKSTLFNALTKNDVLAANYPFATIEPNVGVVGVPDARLNKLAEIFGSQRILPATVDFVDIAGIVRGASVGEGLGNKFLANIRESDAICQVIRAFVDPDVVHVDGKVSPKDDIETINTELILADLQSIEKVLPRLQKESRLKKESAATLAAAEAAQKILEEGRTLFEAGFDSSSVRELHLLTTKPFLYVFNVDEDELTDEEFKDAQRALVAPAEAIFLNAKIESELIGMDEDEALELLQSMGQEETGMATLGRVGYETLGLQSYLTAGPKETRAWTIKKGATAPEAAGVIHTDFQKGFIKAEIISFDDLVECGSIAEARSKGKARIEGKEYVMQDGDVVEFRFNV; encoded by the coding sequence ATGTCGCTCACGATCGGAATCGTCGGCCTGCCGAACGTCGGCAAGTCGACCCTTTTCAACGCCCTGACCAAGAACGACGTGCTGGCGGCCAACTACCCGTTCGCCACCATCGAGCCCAACGTCGGCGTCGTCGGCGTTCCGGACGCCCGGCTGAACAAGCTCGCCGAGATCTTCGGCTCGCAGCGGATCCTGCCGGCCACCGTCGACTTCGTGGACATCGCGGGCATCGTCCGCGGCGCCTCCGTGGGTGAGGGCCTGGGCAACAAGTTCCTCGCGAACATCCGTGAGTCCGACGCGATCTGCCAGGTCATCCGGGCCTTCGTCGACCCCGACGTGGTGCACGTGGACGGCAAGGTCTCGCCGAAGGACGACATCGAGACCATCAACACCGAGCTGATCCTCGCGGACCTCCAGTCCATCGAGAAGGTGCTGCCCCGGCTCCAGAAGGAGTCGCGCCTGAAGAAGGAGTCGGCCGCCACGCTGGCCGCCGCCGAGGCCGCCCAGAAGATCCTGGAGGAGGGCCGGACCCTCTTCGAGGCCGGCTTCGACTCCTCCTCGGTCCGCGAGCTGCACCTGCTCACCACCAAGCCGTTCCTCTACGTCTTCAACGTCGACGAGGACGAGCTCACCGACGAGGAGTTCAAGGACGCCCAGCGCGCCCTGGTCGCCCCCGCCGAGGCGATCTTCCTCAACGCGAAGATCGAGTCCGAGCTGATCGGCATGGACGAGGACGAGGCGCTGGAGCTGCTCCAGTCGATGGGCCAGGAGGAGACCGGCATGGCCACCCTCGGCCGCGTCGGCTACGAGACCCTCGGCCTGCAGAGCTACCTCACCGCCGGCCCCAAGGAGACCCGGGCCTGGACGATCAAGAAGGGCGCCACCGCCCCCGAGGCCGCCGGTGTGATCCACACCGACTTCCAGAAGGGCTTCATCAAGGCGGAGATCATCTCCTTCGACGACCTCGTCGAGTGCGGCTCGATCGCCGAGGCCCGCAGCAAGGGCAAGGCCCGCATCGAGGGCAAGGAGTACGTCATGCAGGACGGCGACGTGGTGGAGTTCCGCTTCAACGTGTAG
- a CDS encoding Txe/YoeB family addiction module toxin — protein sequence MKITFSSQAWEDYLWWQAQDRKVLRRINTLVADVARNGNEGIGKPEPLKHGFQGYWSRRINDEHRLIHKATEDSVLIAQCRYHYEG from the coding sequence GTGAAGATCACCTTCTCCTCCCAGGCCTGGGAGGACTACCTGTGGTGGCAGGCCCAGGACCGCAAAGTCCTCAGGCGGATCAACACCCTCGTCGCGGACGTCGCGCGCAACGGCAACGAGGGCATCGGCAAACCGGAGCCGCTCAAGCACGGCTTCCAGGGCTACTGGTCGCGTCGGATCAACGACGAGCACCGCTTGATCCACAAAGCCACCGAGGACTCGGTCCTGATCGCCCAGTGTCGCTATCACTACGAGGGCTGA
- a CDS encoding type II toxin-antitoxin system Phd/YefM family antitoxin, which produces MKTMTYSESRARYAEVLNAVTDDREEIVITRAGHEPVVIVSLEDYQSLKETAYLLRSPANARRLLASFEELENGGGTVRELTDPS; this is translated from the coding sequence ATGAAGACGATGACCTATTCGGAGTCCCGTGCTCGCTACGCCGAGGTACTGAACGCGGTGACCGACGACCGCGAGGAGATAGTGATCACTCGCGCCGGACACGAGCCCGTGGTCATCGTCTCCCTGGAGGACTACCAGTCCCTCAAGGAGACCGCATACCTGCTGCGGAGCCCCGCCAACGCCCGCCGCCTCCTGGCCTCCTTCGAGGAGCTGGAGAACGGCGGAGGGACCGTACGGGAGCTGACGGACCCGTCGTGA
- the cutA gene encoding divalent-cation tolerance protein CutA: MTTPAFFVVTTTHDAEDAARALAAAVVGERLAACAQLHPVTSVYRWEGEVRTESEWRVDFKTRAELFDRLAAFVTAHHTYDTPEIIAVPVLAGSPAYLDWVRTETAG, translated from the coding sequence ATGACGACCCCCGCCTTCTTCGTGGTCACCACCACCCACGACGCCGAGGACGCGGCGCGCGCGCTCGCCGCCGCCGTGGTCGGCGAACGGCTGGCCGCCTGCGCCCAGCTCCACCCGGTCACCTCGGTCTACCGCTGGGAGGGCGAGGTGCGGACCGAATCCGAGTGGCGGGTCGACTTCAAGACCCGCGCCGAACTCTTCGACCGGCTCGCGGCGTTCGTCACGGCGCACCACACCTACGACACCCCGGAGATCATCGCCGTCCCGGTCCTCGCCGGCAGCCCCGCCTACCTCGACTGGGTACGGACCGAGACCGCCGGCTGA
- a CDS encoding SCO7613 C-terminal domain-containing membrane protein, which translates to MTSTPSTGPAAPGRVPSCPDCGAPFEAERPARCGRCRLPLDGPAAATLWQVTLALQSVEAQRLVLLRQRDDLLAGLRARRDEPGGVPAGPQPPWGPPPPATGRPEVSGRSAQTVLLVLGGLLVTIAALVFTVVSWGYLGIGGRAAVLAVLTGCALALPPRLRRRGLSATAQTSAAVGLALVLLDLFAARAAGLLGLDAVAAPAYWAAATALTSAGAAAYGWLLRLRLPVAAGFLLGRLPGLLAVHALGLDGVDAAATAMVATAAVDLAVLRAVAGRGEARSLPAAGPVFRQAVGATAALWGGLGAFLAGQASLSAVLQPRHPAAAADERWTVVAWAWLPLGCFALLALAVSLRHPRRAQPGLPAGGRRVAAALGGAALLAAGGGTVAAALAREWGAVAYAAPAGLLAVATGALLRGSVSGSARSGAPAPASDRPPGRVVPLGLFHSAVLVLLVASAPALGEIVPAVLAPIRHIPAAWADGPSASWEWSLAPAAGTGLWLLLAVLAVLTAYGLTRADLGLPSAEASPGPASPGPGSPIPASPHEAAAVAAPGSGSGPAEPGRAFATATALVGVPALALLPVALGLPYGVAVAVAAGSAVAAVGYAVSRPVRPATVAALVTAAVLALLWAPADRVATIAVLAVLAALSAALTVRAASVPTGRWLAVRPAVTAACATAALGAEAAAVTATAGAAHADVLLAVLAVAVASAPVAAWAGGGVSRAVERTGYALGGFALLLTATATAPGRLAFALAVAGVAMLGVALRPDRRRAASVAATALLIGSSWIRLALSGVGTPEAYTLTVAVAALVIGVLHRRRFPEAGSWTAYGPGLGLGLLPSLLAVWADGGRLRPLLLGSAALAVTVLGGRLRLRCPLLLGGATLLLVAVHELAPAVVQVLGLLPRWVPLAFAGLLLLVLGATYEQRLRDARRLRASLGRLQ; encoded by the coding sequence ATGACCAGCACACCCTCCACCGGCCCCGCCGCTCCCGGCCGGGTGCCGTCGTGCCCTGACTGCGGGGCGCCGTTCGAGGCCGAGCGGCCCGCCCGCTGTGGTCGGTGCCGGCTTCCGCTGGACGGCCCGGCCGCCGCGACGCTGTGGCAGGTGACGCTCGCGCTGCAGAGCGTCGAGGCGCAGCGGCTGGTGCTGCTCCGGCAGCGGGACGACCTGCTCGCCGGGCTGCGGGCCCGCCGGGACGAGCCCGGGGGCGTCCCGGCGGGCCCGCAGCCCCCGTGGGGTCCGCCTCCGCCCGCGACCGGGCGCCCGGAGGTGTCCGGGCGGTCCGCGCAGACCGTCCTGCTGGTGCTCGGCGGCCTGCTGGTGACCATCGCGGCGCTGGTCTTCACCGTGGTCAGCTGGGGGTATCTGGGGATCGGCGGGCGCGCCGCCGTGCTGGCCGTGCTGACCGGATGCGCCCTCGCACTGCCCCCGCGACTGCGCCGCCGCGGCCTGTCCGCCACGGCCCAGACCTCGGCGGCCGTGGGGCTGGCCCTGGTGCTGCTGGACCTCTTCGCCGCGCGGGCCGCCGGCCTGCTGGGTCTGGACGCCGTCGCCGCACCCGCCTACTGGGCGGCGGCCACCGCGCTGACCAGCGCCGGAGCGGCGGCGTACGGATGGTTGCTGCGGCTGCGCCTCCCGGTGGCGGCCGGGTTCCTGCTCGGGCGGCTGCCCGGGCTGCTCGCCGTCCACGCGCTCGGACTGGACGGCGTCGACGCGGCGGCCACGGCGATGGTGGCCACGGCCGCGGTCGACCTCGCGGTGCTCCGGGCGGTGGCCGGCCGTGGTGAGGCCAGGTCTCTTCCGGCCGCCGGCCCGGTGTTCCGCCAAGCCGTCGGCGCGACGGCCGCGCTCTGGGGTGGGCTGGGCGCGTTCCTCGCGGGGCAGGCCTCACTGTCGGCCGTGCTGCAGCCGCGCCACCCGGCGGCAGCAGCGGACGAGCGGTGGACCGTGGTCGCCTGGGCCTGGCTGCCGCTGGGCTGCTTCGCGCTGCTCGCGCTGGCGGTGTCGCTGCGCCACCCGCGCCGCGCGCAACCCGGCCTGCCGGCCGGCGGTCGGCGGGTGGCGGCCGCCCTCGGCGGCGCCGCGCTCCTGGCCGCCGGCGGTGGAACCGTCGCCGCGGCGCTGGCCCGGGAGTGGGGAGCGGTCGCCTACGCGGCGCCGGCCGGGCTGCTCGCCGTGGCGACGGGCGCGCTGCTGCGGGGTTCGGTGAGCGGCTCCGCGAGGTCCGGCGCGCCGGCTCCCGCGTCGGACCGGCCGCCGGGCCGGGTCGTCCCGCTCGGGCTGTTCCACTCCGCCGTGCTGGTCCTGCTGGTCGCCTCGGCGCCGGCGCTGGGCGAGATCGTGCCGGCTGTCCTCGCACCGATCCGGCACATCCCGGCGGCCTGGGCGGACGGGCCGTCAGCATCCTGGGAGTGGTCGCTCGCACCGGCCGCCGGCACCGGTCTCTGGCTGCTGCTGGCCGTGCTCGCCGTGCTGACCGCGTACGGCCTGACGCGGGCCGACCTCGGCCTGCCGTCCGCTGAGGCCTCCCCCGGTCCGGCTTCCCCCGGTCCGGGTTCGCCCATCCCGGCCTCTCCCCATGAGGCCGCCGCCGTTGCGGCCCCCGGTTCCGGTTCCGGCCCGGCCGAACCGGGCCGCGCCTTCGCCACGGCCACCGCGCTGGTCGGTGTCCCCGCCCTCGCACTGCTGCCGGTGGCCCTCGGGCTGCCGTACGGTGTCGCGGTCGCCGTCGCGGCGGGGTCCGCGGTCGCCGCCGTGGGGTACGCCGTCTCACGCCCGGTGCGGCCGGCCACCGTGGCGGCGCTGGTCACGGCCGCGGTGCTCGCGCTCCTCTGGGCTCCGGCCGACCGGGTGGCGACCATCGCGGTGCTCGCCGTGCTCGCCGCCCTCTCGGCCGCCCTGACGGTCCGCGCCGCCTCGGTGCCCACGGGGCGGTGGCTCGCCGTCCGACCCGCGGTGACCGCCGCCTGCGCCACGGCGGCACTGGGCGCCGAGGCCGCCGCCGTCACCGCCACGGCGGGGGCGGCCCATGCGGACGTGCTGCTGGCGGTGCTCGCGGTGGCGGTCGCCTCCGCCCCGGTGGCGGCGTGGGCCGGAGGCGGTGTCTCGCGGGCGGTGGAGCGTACCGGCTACGCCCTCGGCGGGTTCGCCCTGCTGCTGACCGCCACCGCCACGGCGCCCGGGCGACTGGCGTTCGCGCTCGCGGTGGCCGGCGTCGCGATGCTCGGGGTCGCGCTGCGGCCCGACCGGCGCCGCGCGGCGTCGGTCGCCGCGACCGCGCTGCTGATCGGCTCGTCCTGGATCCGGCTGGCGCTCTCCGGGGTGGGCACGCCGGAGGCGTACACCCTCACGGTGGCCGTGGCGGCCCTGGTGATCGGGGTGCTGCACCGGCGGCGGTTCCCCGAGGCGGGGTCCTGGACGGCCTACGGTCCCGGTCTCGGCCTCGGGCTGCTGCCCAGCCTGCTGGCGGTGTGGGCGGACGGGGGCCGGCTGCGCCCGCTGCTGCTCGGCTCGGCCGCGCTGGCGGTGACGGTGCTGGGCGGGCGGCTGCGGCTGCGGTGCCCGCTGCTGCTGGGCGGGGCGACGCTGCTGCTGGTCGCCGTGCACGAGTTGGCCCCGGCCGTGGTGCAGGTGCTCGGCCTGTTGCCGCGCTGGGTGCCGCTCGCCTTCGCCGGCCTGCTGCTCCTGGTGCTGGGGGCGACCTACGAGCAGCGCCTGCGGGACGCCCGCCGGCTGCGGGCGTCGCTGGGCCGGTTGCAGTGA
- a CDS encoding HAD-IA family hydrolase: MDGTLVDSDAVVERCWRRWAARQGLDGDAAMRVVHGRQGHLSMAILLPDRPMEQNIEENRLMLAEETADTDGVVPVPGAPAFLASLAGLPHALVTSADEGLARVRMGAAALPLPPVLVTAESVGASKPDPEGFLKGAAALGFAPADCLAFEDSEAGVAAALAAGMQVVGIGPRAAAHRPTVQADSLEQVEVTADADGRLTVRVG; encoded by the coding sequence ATGGACGGGACCCTGGTCGACTCCGACGCCGTCGTCGAACGCTGCTGGCGCCGCTGGGCCGCCCGGCAGGGCCTGGACGGCGACGCCGCGATGCGCGTCGTGCACGGCCGCCAGGGCCACCTCTCGATGGCGATCCTGCTGCCGGACCGCCCGATGGAGCAGAACATCGAGGAGAACCGGCTGATGCTCGCCGAGGAGACCGCCGACACCGACGGCGTCGTCCCCGTCCCCGGGGCGCCCGCCTTCCTCGCCTCGCTGGCCGGCCTCCCGCACGCCCTGGTGACCTCCGCCGACGAGGGCCTGGCCCGGGTCCGGATGGGCGCGGCCGCGCTGCCGCTGCCGCCGGTCCTGGTCACCGCCGAGTCCGTCGGCGCCAGCAAGCCCGACCCCGAGGGCTTCCTCAAGGGCGCCGCCGCCCTCGGCTTCGCCCCGGCAGACTGCCTGGCCTTCGAGGACTCCGAGGCCGGCGTCGCCGCCGCCCTGGCGGCCGGCATGCAGGTGGTCGGCATCGGGCCCCGGGCCGCCGCCCACCGGCCGACCGTCCAGGCGGACTCGCTGGAGCAGGTCGAGGTGACCGCCGACGCCGACGGCCGGCTGACCGTCCGGGTCGGCTGA